The following are from one region of the Achromobacter xylosoxidans genome:
- a CDS encoding DUF934 domain-containing protein — MSEIYPHDAPGPHLIRNGRLEADASRVFTPEPEVPAEGQVPGDAPGWIVPLSVWKTSRATLRRHQHPVAVLLDPDADLRDLAEADGTLDPAGIAFIAVDFPVYTDGRGYSLAQLLRTRYQWQGELRAVGDVMIDTIHYQARVGFDSFLVKPGHDPHKALEAFKTFTVHYQKTYRVPTPAAA; from the coding sequence ATGTCTGAAATCTATCCGCACGACGCCCCCGGCCCGCACCTGATCCGCAACGGCCGCCTGGAAGCGGACGCCTCGCGCGTCTTCACGCCTGAACCCGAGGTTCCCGCCGAGGGCCAGGTGCCTGGCGACGCGCCGGGCTGGATCGTGCCGCTTTCCGTCTGGAAGACCTCGCGCGCCACCCTGCGCCGCCACCAGCATCCCGTCGCGGTCCTGCTCGACCCCGACGCCGATCTGCGCGACCTGGCCGAAGCCGACGGCACCCTGGACCCCGCCGGCATTGCCTTCATCGCCGTGGATTTTCCGGTCTACACCGATGGCCGCGGCTATTCGTTGGCACAGCTGCTGCGCACGCGCTACCAGTGGCAAGGTGAACTGCGCGCGGTCGGCGACGTGATGATCGACACCATCCACTACCAGGCGCGCGTTGGCTTCGACAGCTTCCTGGTCAAGCCCGGCCACGATCCGCACAAGGCCCTGGAAGCCTTCAAGACTTTCACG
- a CDS encoding nitrite/sulfite reductase: protein MYVYDPVDQQLVEQRVAQFSDQTRRFLDGQLTEDEFRVLRLQNGLYIQRHAPMLRVAIPYGILASRQLRTLAHIARKWDRGYGHFSTRQNIQFNWPKLEDVPAILAELATVQMHAIQTSGNCIRNTTTDHFAGVAPDELVDPLVWCEIIRQWSTLHPEFAFLPRKFKIAVSGAVQDRAAVGVHDIGLQAVERDGKLGFRVWVGGGLGRTPIVGKLINPFVEWQDLLTYLQAALRVYNLHGRRDNKYKARIKILVKDLTPEVYAQQVDEQWQLIKGGPDTITQEFVDSIKARFVWPQYDATAAQDVDNTAALAAADPRFARWLRTNVHPHKVAGYAAVTVSLKPTGVPPGDITADQMDAVADLADDYGFGELRVSHEQNLILADVRRARLHELWTTLQALNLATPNIGLLTNIIACPGGDFCALANAVSIPVAEAIQRQFDNLDYLFEIGELDLNISGCINSCGHHHVGHIGILGVDKAGEEWYQVTIGGRQNGAAKPLPDIESTRGGGAAIGRIIGPSFAREQVAGVVDRLIRTYLGLRDSEEERFIDVVDRVGIDPFKQDVYSDPAFAKPAQQAEAAHV from the coding sequence ATGTACGTGTATGACCCCGTCGACCAGCAGCTCGTCGAGCAACGCGTGGCGCAATTCTCCGACCAGACGCGCCGCTTCCTCGATGGCCAACTAACGGAAGATGAATTCCGCGTTTTGCGCCTGCAGAACGGCCTGTACATCCAGCGCCACGCGCCCATGCTGCGCGTCGCCATTCCCTACGGCATCCTGGCGTCGCGCCAATTGCGCACGCTGGCGCACATTGCCCGCAAATGGGACCGCGGCTACGGCCATTTCAGCACCCGCCAGAACATCCAGTTCAACTGGCCCAAGCTGGAAGACGTGCCGGCCATCCTGGCCGAACTCGCCACGGTGCAGATGCACGCCATCCAGACCAGCGGCAACTGCATCCGCAACACCACCACCGACCACTTCGCCGGCGTCGCGCCGGACGAACTGGTGGATCCGCTGGTGTGGTGCGAGATCATCCGCCAGTGGTCCACGCTGCATCCCGAATTTGCCTTCCTGCCGCGCAAGTTCAAGATCGCGGTCAGCGGCGCGGTGCAGGACCGCGCGGCCGTGGGCGTGCACGACATCGGCCTGCAAGCCGTCGAACGCGACGGCAAGCTGGGCTTCCGGGTCTGGGTCGGCGGCGGTTTGGGCCGCACGCCCATCGTCGGCAAGCTGATCAACCCCTTCGTCGAATGGCAGGACCTGCTGACCTATCTGCAGGCCGCGCTGCGGGTCTACAACCTGCACGGCCGCCGCGACAACAAGTACAAGGCGCGCATCAAGATCCTCGTCAAGGACCTGACGCCGGAAGTCTACGCGCAACAGGTGGACGAACAGTGGCAGCTCATCAAGGGCGGCCCCGACACCATCACCCAGGAATTCGTCGACAGCATCAAGGCCCGCTTCGTCTGGCCGCAATACGACGCCACCGCCGCGCAGGACGTGGACAACACCGCCGCGCTGGCCGCCGCCGATCCGCGCTTTGCGCGCTGGCTGCGCACCAACGTGCATCCGCACAAGGTAGCCGGCTATGCCGCGGTCACCGTGTCGCTCAAGCCCACCGGCGTGCCGCCGGGCGATATCACCGCCGACCAGATGGACGCGGTGGCCGACCTGGCCGACGACTACGGCTTCGGCGAGCTGCGCGTCTCGCACGAGCAGAACCTGATCCTGGCCGACGTGCGCCGCGCGCGCCTGCATGAACTCTGGACCACGTTGCAGGCGCTGAACCTGGCCACGCCCAACATCGGGCTGCTGACCAACATCATCGCCTGTCCGGGCGGGGATTTCTGCGCGCTGGCCAATGCCGTCTCCATCCCCGTGGCCGAAGCCATCCAGCGCCAGTTCGACAACCTCGACTATCTCTTCGAGATCGGCGAGCTGGACCTGAACATCTCGGGCTGCATCAACTCCTGCGGCCACCATCACGTGGGCCATATCGGCATTCTTGGCGTCGATAAGGCCGGCGAGGAGTGGTATCAGGTCACCATAGGCGGCCGCCAGAACGGCGCCGCCAAGCCGCTGCCCGACATCGAATCCACGCGCGGCGGCGGCGCCGCCATCGGCCGCATCATCGGCCCGTCATTCGCGCGCGAGCAGGTCGCGGGCGTGGTGGACCGCCTGATCCGCACTTACCTGGGCCTGCGCGACAGCGAAGAGGAACGCTTCATCGACGTGGTAGACCGGGTCGGCATCGATCCCTTCAAGCAGGACGTCTACTCCGATCCCGCCTTCGCCAAACCCGCGCAGCAAGCCGAGGCCGCCCATGTCTGA
- a CDS encoding DUF2970 domain-containing protein translates to MLSFLRTVKSVLWGFFGVRRGRGYDADIANNKPAPLILTGLLMAACLVVILVVVAKWAVNAAL, encoded by the coding sequence ATGCTCAGTTTCTTGCGCACGGTCAAATCCGTGCTGTGGGGATTCTTCGGCGTGCGCCGCGGGCGGGGCTACGATGCCGACATCGCCAACAACAAGCCGGCGCCATTGATATTGACCGGGCTGCTGATGGCGGCCTGTCTGGTGGTCATCCTGGTCGTGGTAGCGAAGTGGGCGGTGAACGCGGCGTTGTAA